Proteins encoded within one genomic window of Candidatus Berkiella cookevillensis:
- the prpB gene encoding methylisocitrate lyase, with protein sequence MTQKNSFYDVLHNEHPLQIVGVINALSAKIAEQQGFNALYLSGAGVANVRGLPDLGLTSLDDVLHEVQSITRITNLPLLVDIDTGWDSPLNTERAVKLLCNAGAMAAHIEDQANFKRCGHRDGKKIVKTNTMCARLEAACAGKTNSQFMLMARTDALHYEAEEETIKRVKAYEAAGADALFLEAVTDLAQYKRFKSHISIPLLANITEFGKTQLYTVEQLKQNNVDMVLYPLSAFRAMNQAASRVFQAIRQEGTQQSVISLMQTRDELYDVLNYVQYEEKLNRYLEQEESSDE encoded by the coding sequence ATGACTCAAAAAAATTCTTTTTATGATGTCCTTCACAATGAACACCCTTTACAAATTGTGGGTGTTATCAATGCATTGAGTGCAAAAATCGCTGAGCAACAAGGTTTCAATGCTTTGTATTTATCAGGGGCTGGTGTCGCGAACGTTCGAGGGCTTCCTGATTTGGGCTTGACTTCACTCGATGATGTTTTGCATGAAGTTCAGTCTATTACGCGGATAACAAATTTACCCTTATTGGTAGATATTGATACGGGGTGGGATAGCCCTCTCAATACAGAAAGAGCCGTTAAACTACTCTGCAATGCAGGCGCAATGGCAGCTCATATAGAAGATCAAGCAAATTTTAAACGCTGTGGTCATCGAGATGGAAAGAAAATCGTTAAGACTAATACAATGTGTGCTCGCTTAGAAGCTGCATGTGCGGGTAAAACAAATTCGCAATTCATGTTAATGGCGCGTACGGATGCCTTGCATTATGAAGCAGAAGAAGAAACTATTAAAAGAGTTAAAGCTTATGAAGCAGCAGGGGCTGATGCATTATTTTTAGAGGCCGTTACCGATCTTGCTCAATATAAACGCTTCAAATCACATATTTCTATTCCGCTTTTAGCAAATATTACTGAATTTGGTAAAACACAACTTTATACAGTGGAACAACTCAAACAAAATAATGTTGATATGGTTCTTTACCCTTTAAGTGCTTTTCGAGCGATGAATCAAGCGGCATCTCGTGTATTTCAAGCGATTCGTCAAGAAGGTACACAGCAATCCGTCATTTCTTTAATGCAAACACGTGATGAACTGTATGATGTATTAAATTATGTACAATATGAAGAAAAATTAAATCGTTATTTAGAGCAAGAGGAGTCAAGTGATGAGTAG
- a CDS encoding amino acid permease, protein MVNQRILGVFTLAMINVAAIISLRNLSIMVEYGFASIFYYLLAAFVFFIPTALVCAELATGWPHAGGLYAWVSEAFGKKVGFFAVWISWMLSISWYPTVLTFTAGAFAYIFNPALIHNKHYMVVVMLSVFWIATFVNFLGMKTSGWISSMGAILGTLLPGILIISLGMIWLYLGNPIKMEVSMQSALPEFRLESMVFFAGVLLGLAGMEMSAFHAREAKNPQRDYPRAILISAVIILAISILGSLSIAFVVSKTDVSLFAGLMQAYEAFFHAFGMVWAVPVLAFMAVVGSLAGINTWILGPAKGILTCATDGFLPPFLQKVNKNNMPIGTLLFQAVIASSLTLIFFFMPDVNSSFWIVTALTIQFAMIMYILIFAAGIRLRYTQKEVLRHYRVPGKNNMGMWIVACLGILASLFAMTICFIPPAQLNMENQILYKAYLIVGLVTLSLPPLLFIMLRKAHWISK, encoded by the coding sequence TTGGTTAACCAAAGAATACTCGGTGTTTTTACTCTGGCGATGATTAATGTTGCTGCAATCATCAGTTTGAGAAATCTTTCTATCATGGTCGAGTATGGCTTTGCTAGTATTTTTTATTATCTTTTAGCTGCATTTGTCTTTTTTATTCCAACTGCCTTGGTTTGCGCTGAGCTTGCGACAGGGTGGCCGCATGCGGGTGGTCTCTATGCTTGGGTAAGCGAAGCCTTTGGTAAAAAAGTTGGTTTTTTTGCGGTGTGGATTTCTTGGATGTTGAGCATCTCTTGGTATCCAACAGTGTTGACCTTTACTGCTGGTGCATTTGCTTACATCTTTAACCCCGCTCTTATCCATAATAAACATTACATGGTTGTTGTGATGCTAAGTGTTTTTTGGATAGCAACCTTTGTTAATTTTTTAGGAATGAAAACTTCCGGTTGGATCAGCTCAATGGGTGCCATATTAGGTACTTTGTTGCCAGGTATTCTGATTATTTCCTTAGGGATGATTTGGTTGTATCTAGGTAACCCTATTAAAATGGAAGTCAGTATGCAATCAGCTTTGCCAGAGTTTCGCCTTGAAAGTATGGTGTTTTTTGCGGGTGTTTTATTAGGTTTGGCAGGTATGGAAATGTCTGCTTTTCACGCTAGAGAAGCCAAAAATCCACAGCGAGATTATCCTAGAGCCATACTTATCTCAGCCGTTATTATCTTGGCTATCTCAATATTGGGTTCATTATCAATCGCATTTGTTGTTTCAAAAACAGATGTGAGTTTATTCGCTGGACTTATGCAGGCCTATGAAGCATTTTTTCATGCCTTTGGTATGGTCTGGGCGGTTCCTGTGTTGGCCTTCATGGCAGTGGTTGGTTCACTTGCGGGTATTAATACCTGGATTTTAGGGCCTGCAAAAGGCATTCTAACCTGTGCGACAGATGGTTTTTTGCCACCTTTTTTGCAGAAAGTAAATAAAAATAATATGCCAATTGGTACACTTTTATTTCAAGCAGTCATTGCCTCTTCATTGACGCTGATTTTCTTTTTTATGCCGGATGTAAATAGCTCATTTTGGATTGTAACCGCACTGACCATTCAATTTGCAATGATTATGTATATTTTAATTTTTGCAGCGGGTATTAGATTGCGGTATACGCAAAAAGAAGTATTAAGGCATTATCGTGTGCCAGGTAAAAATAATATGGGTATGTGGATCGTTGCTTGTTTGGGAATATTGGCTTCTTTGTTTGCAATGACAATCTGTTTTATTCCACCCGCCCAGTTAAATATGGAAAACCAAATTTTATATAAAGCTTATCTTATTGTTGGGCTTGTTACACTTTCTTTGCCACCACTCTTATTTATCATGCTTAGAAAAGCACATTGGATTTCAAAATAA